Proteins co-encoded in one Streptomyces sp. JH34 genomic window:
- a CDS encoding class I SAM-dependent methyltransferase translates to MSDVVNIEQAKAWNGPEGAHWARNEGRWNAVNEGFNEPLLEAAALTATHRTLDLGCGSGQTTRLAAVRAPRGSALGLDLSGPMLAEARARAEQDGVTNVSFTQGDAQVYPFEAGAFDAAISRYGVMFFADPVAAFRSVGRALRPGGRLAFVCPADAMLNGWVAALASLRDFLPVGDFGRSGLPGMFSLAAPDHIRDVLAAAEFTGITITEAQAYGAWGRGAEDAAEFLLGTGPGRHLMEQADAAARAGARRTLTEHLRDHEAADGTVRLRSTSWLVTADRPGDSSERRRTH, encoded by the coding sequence GTGTCAGACGTCGTCAACATCGAGCAGGCAAAGGCGTGGAACGGTCCCGAAGGTGCCCACTGGGCACGCAACGAGGGCCGCTGGAACGCCGTGAACGAGGGGTTCAACGAACCGCTGCTCGAAGCCGCCGCGCTAACCGCGACTCATCGGACCCTCGACCTCGGCTGCGGCTCCGGCCAGACCACGCGCCTCGCCGCGGTCCGGGCACCCCGAGGGAGCGCGCTGGGCCTCGACCTGTCCGGCCCCATGCTGGCTGAGGCGCGGGCCCGCGCGGAGCAGGACGGCGTCACCAACGTCTCCTTCACGCAGGGCGACGCGCAGGTGTACCCCTTCGAAGCCGGCGCGTTCGACGCGGCCATCAGCCGCTACGGGGTGATGTTCTTCGCCGACCCCGTAGCAGCCTTCCGCAGCGTCGGCCGGGCACTGCGGCCCGGCGGGCGCCTGGCGTTCGTCTGCCCGGCCGATGCCATGCTCAACGGCTGGGTGGCGGCGCTGGCGTCACTGCGCGACTTCCTGCCGGTCGGCGACTTCGGGAGGTCGGGGCTGCCCGGCATGTTCTCCCTGGCCGCCCCGGACCACATCCGTGACGTCCTCGCCGCGGCTGAATTCACCGGCATCACCATCACCGAGGCGCAGGCCTACGGGGCATGGGGACGTGGAGCCGAGGACGCGGCGGAATTCCTGCTGGGAACGGGCCCCGGTCGACACCTGATGGAGCAGGCCGACGCGGCTGCACGGGCCGGAGCCCGCCGCACCCTGACGGAACATCTGCGCGACCACGAGGCGGCGGACGGCACGGTCCGGCTGCGCAGCACATCGTGGCTGGTCACGGCAGATCGCCCGGGCGACTCGTCGGAGAGGCGCCGGACGCATTGA
- a CDS encoding TetR/AcrR family transcriptional regulator — MSPRGVATPDVRERLFAAAERVVERDGPGALTSRSVTTEAGCAKGLLHAHFAGFDEFVAELCLDRFARTSTKAQELSVLAGQGTVARNLDAVVLALFDSGGPALSGLAMTRPAAALRIRTALHGGAPGFNAIQEAITVYLKAEQGLGRVAKTVDPHTAALAIVGTAHHLLMTSWPGTPDPRSAMTRLVASLVQS, encoded by the coding sequence ATGTCACCGCGCGGAGTGGCGACGCCGGACGTGCGCGAGCGGCTGTTCGCGGCCGCCGAGCGTGTCGTGGAGAGGGACGGCCCCGGCGCGCTCACCAGTCGGTCCGTCACCACCGAGGCGGGCTGCGCCAAGGGGCTGCTGCACGCGCACTTCGCGGGGTTCGACGAGTTCGTGGCCGAGCTGTGCCTCGACCGGTTCGCACGGACGTCGACGAAGGCGCAGGAGCTGTCGGTACTCGCCGGGCAGGGCACGGTGGCGCGGAACCTCGACGCTGTCGTCCTCGCACTGTTCGACTCAGGCGGCCCGGCCCTGTCAGGCCTGGCCATGACTCGCCCTGCCGCTGCGTTGCGCATCCGCACGGCCCTGCACGGCGGGGCACCGGGCTTCAACGCGATCCAGGAGGCCATCACCGTTTACCTGAAGGCCGAGCAGGGGCTCGGCAGGGTGGCGAAGACCGTCGACCCTCACACCGCCGCTCTCGCGATCGTCGGTACCGCTCACCATCTCCTGATGACCAGTTGGCCCGGCACACCTGACCCACGGTCCGCCATGACACGCCTGGTGGCCTCGTTGGTGCAGAGCTAG
- a CDS encoding FAD-dependent oxidoreductase, giving the protein MTTRDTLPGMAESYWMATTPGTSWPPPENEITTDVVVIGAGMAGLSTAWELTEAGRHVVVLEADRVAAGVSGYTTAKLTAAHSLVYDRLRRTRGSEGARQYARSQQAAVQRVASVSAELGIECDLEPASALTFTTDPGERATFEAEAAAAAEAGLDTDFVTETDLPFPVAAAVRVAHQAQFHPRKYLLALAENITARGGVIHERTRVTGLSEGSPCTVTTERGTKITARDVVVATHYPVFDRALQFARLSPRRELVVAAPMPAAGAPEHMYITNDMGKRSVRTAPLDAEQRLLIVTGESFTPGTGDAGERFKKLDAWMHEHFRVGATAYRWAAQDNDASDGVPLVGPFHPGARHVYVATGFGGWGMSGGAMAGQLLAATLTGAVPDWAGLYDPRRLWPTLREGATLLKQQAEVARHLVGDRLKTTHVDSVAEIAPGSGAVVRIEGRRCAVYRDEDGTAHAVSARCTHLGCLVAFNEAETAWECPCHGSRFNIAGEVLQGPALRPLPPRGI; this is encoded by the coding sequence ATGACCACACGAGACACGCTCCCTGGAATGGCCGAGTCCTACTGGATGGCCACGACACCAGGCACTTCCTGGCCGCCGCCGGAAAACGAGATCACCACGGATGTCGTCGTGATCGGAGCCGGGATGGCAGGCCTGAGCACGGCCTGGGAGCTGACCGAAGCCGGACGGCACGTGGTCGTACTGGAAGCGGACCGCGTGGCCGCGGGCGTGAGCGGATACACGACCGCGAAGCTCACCGCTGCGCATTCCCTCGTCTACGACCGGCTCCGCCGCACGCGAGGGAGCGAGGGGGCGCGTCAGTACGCCCGTTCGCAACAAGCGGCGGTCCAGCGCGTCGCATCCGTCTCGGCTGAGCTCGGCATCGAGTGTGACCTCGAGCCCGCGTCAGCTCTGACCTTCACCACGGACCCCGGCGAACGTGCCACGTTCGAGGCTGAAGCCGCAGCAGCCGCGGAAGCAGGCCTCGACACCGACTTCGTGACGGAGACCGACCTGCCGTTCCCGGTGGCCGCAGCAGTGCGCGTCGCGCACCAGGCACAGTTCCACCCGCGCAAGTACCTTCTGGCACTCGCGGAGAACATCACCGCGCGAGGCGGTGTCATCCACGAACGAACCCGTGTGACCGGCCTCAGCGAAGGCAGTCCGTGCACCGTGACGACCGAGCGGGGAACGAAAATCACCGCGCGGGACGTCGTCGTCGCGACGCACTACCCGGTCTTCGACCGCGCTCTGCAGTTCGCGCGCCTGTCCCCACGCCGCGAACTGGTTGTCGCCGCGCCTATGCCCGCTGCCGGGGCCCCCGAGCACATGTACATCACGAACGACATGGGCAAGCGATCGGTACGTACCGCTCCCCTCGACGCGGAGCAGCGGCTGCTCATCGTCACGGGGGAGAGTTTCACGCCCGGTACGGGCGATGCCGGCGAACGGTTCAAGAAATTGGACGCGTGGATGCACGAGCACTTCCGGGTCGGCGCCACTGCCTACCGATGGGCGGCCCAGGACAACGATGCGAGCGACGGCGTACCGCTGGTGGGCCCCTTCCATCCGGGCGCCCGCCACGTGTACGTCGCGACGGGATTCGGCGGCTGGGGCATGAGCGGCGGCGCCATGGCCGGACAGTTGCTGGCCGCCACCCTCACGGGTGCCGTTCCCGACTGGGCCGGTCTCTACGACCCGCGTCGTCTGTGGCCCACCCTCCGGGAAGGCGCGACGCTGCTGAAACAGCAGGCCGAGGTCGCCAGGCATTTGGTGGGCGACAGGTTGAAGACCACTCACGTCGACTCGGTCGCCGAGATCGCTCCCGGTTCAGGAGCGGTCGTACGAATCGAGGGACGGCGCTGCGCCGTCTACCGGGATGAGGACGGTACAGCCCACGCCGTGTCCGCGCGCTGTACACATCTGGGGTGCCTGGTCGCCTTCAACGAGGCCGAGACCGCTTGGGAATGCCCGTGCCATGGTTCGCGGTTCAACATCGCTGGCGAGGTCCTCCAGGGCCCAGCTCTGCGGCCGCTGCCTCCCCGCGGCATCTGA
- a CDS encoding plasmid stabilization protein, translated as MPAGSSPKRERQYEHIKEGAEKRGTSEKRAAEIAARTVNKERARSGESESASRTSTRDPESASRRGGRRSHSGPGGPTRDQLYEEAKKKNIEGRSSMNKEQLSKALGR; from the coding sequence ATGCCCGCCGGATCGAGTCCCAAGCGTGAGCGCCAGTACGAGCACATCAAGGAGGGCGCCGAGAAGCGCGGCACCTCCGAGAAGCGGGCCGCGGAGATCGCCGCACGCACGGTCAACAAGGAGCGGGCCCGCTCAGGGGAGTCGGAGTCGGCGAGCAGGACCTCCACGCGTGACCCCGAATCCGCCTCTCGACGTGGCGGCCGGCGCTCCCACAGCGGCCCCGGAGGACCTACCAGGGACCAGCTCTACGAGGAGGCCAAGAAGAAGAACATCGAGGGACGCTCGTCCATGAACAAGGAGCAGCTGAGCAAGGCATTGGGCCGCTGA